TCATATAATCATTAACCATTATTGATGTACAAAAATTAATAGCTTAATAATACatttaacattatatatatatatatatatatataagttattagTTTTAAGTATAATcagaatataaataaataaaactaaattatagatgttaatatataataaatcaatgacaaTTAAAGAGGTCAACGTCAAagaattattttctaaaaatatttttgaattacatTATATTGGTTTTAAAGGTAAAATAAGTATGTGTTTTTAGTATcgtgaataaaaaaattaaggttattatattaattaaatgtgaatttcttttaaaaaaattttaaaataaaaagagcaAGCATAATTTTAACACTGATatgaaactaaaaatatatatatttgcatagtCAAACAAAAGatataatgtaaaataatctgataataaaaaaataacataataaaattagataacttatactaaaacaaacaaattaaaatatatatatacccacaaaataaaaatagagcACCACTTTACTAATAACCACAACAATCATATTAGAAATTTTAGTTAATCCCAATGAAACGAGTTCGGCGGAAAAGAACGATAACAGTTTTATAAGAAACTCCAAAAATGACATTTCAtacataactaaaataaaatcatttaaactaaaaaaatggtaaaagaatatataatgaAACAAATTCCCGCGCGAAGATTGCCCTagtaatcataaaataataagacAAAACTAGTCTAATCGTCAGAATCAGCAAATGTGATCTTCTTAGCTTTTGGAGCATCAGCTGCAATATCTTTGAAATGAGGTCCATACAGTTTTGATTCCTgcagttttttttaatcagacaaTACAGCAGCACATGAGAGGAAATAACGTGTGTGGAGGAGAATCAAGAATATGATCAAAGAAATCAAACCTTTTTCTTTACATGAGTGCCAAACTTCAAAAGATCAGCGGGCACGACTTGTTTAGCTTCCCTGAGAACATTCACTAGCTCTCCGGCAAGACCCTTTAAAGGGACAGTGAGTGAGTGACACAACAACATATGTCAATAACTCTGGAAAAAAGCTGCTCAAAGAATTTATGAAAAAGAGAATTAAAATCATATACCTTGTTCTGTTGTGTGAAGAAGGTGTGTGCAACGCCCTTTTTACCTGCTCTTCCCGTTCTCCCGATTCTGTGAACATAATCCTCTGTTGTCAAAGGGAAACTGTAGTTTATCACAACTTCCACGTCCGGGATATCGAGCCCTCTTGCTGCCACATCAGTAGCCACCTACAATGAATAAAACAGTATCAACCAGCATGGTTAATACTAGTATTATAAGCCATGGAGTTGAGAAACACGTACCAGCAACGGACAGGATCCTTCTTTGAACAATGCCAAAGACCTGGTACGTTCGCTCTGTGCTTTGTTTCCATGTATAGATACAGCTTTCCAGCCTCTGAAtagttatgtaaatatttataatgaaGAGCAAGATAGTCAAGATTTTTGTTGAGTTGATTTAGGGGAAAAAGAGATCAAACCTTGTCTGAAGAAAACGCTCAAGACGGTCAGCTTCCACCTTGTATAAGGCAAACACCAAAACCCTGTTTCTGCAAACACCAAAAACGCTTGGTGTTAGTATGGTGGtgagacaaaaggaaagatctgGTAACTGAGTAGCAGATTTACTTTTGAGACTTGTGGTATTTTTCTAGTAAAGCAACTAGGCGCTGGTCACGAGCACGATCGTCCAAGACCTGCATTTGTAGACAAAACAAAGACATGTTGTTAAAGGGGGGTGAGATGATTTGCAGAGGGAAAACGCTACATACCTCGATGATTTGCAAAACGTCGTGGTTGGCAGCTAAGTCTACAGAACCTATGACTACCTgaaagaaatttgaatgatataaggttgagaaaaatgaaaaaaaactgtGTAGGTTAGAGAAAAGAGGAAAAGATTACCTTGACAGGGTTTGGATCCATGAATTCCTGAGCCAATTTGTGAACTTCCATAGGCCAAGTTGCACTGAACATAACCATCTGACGAACTATaagacatataaaaaaaaaaagaactttcaTTAAAATGTGGCAGGAAGAAATCAAACAAGATACATGAGTTGTTGGTTCCTCAACCACTTGCCTTTATTCGTCTTGCTCAGTATAAACCGGACTGGTTCCTCGAAACCCATATCAAGCATTCGATCTGCTTCATCCAACACCTGGCACATAGTAAGAACCTGTGTTACTATCTCTAATACATAGGCATTACAAAGAGATGTTATGTTGCTTGCTTACCACAAAGGAAACATCAGAGAGACGAAGCTCATTAGAGTCAATCAGATCTCTCAAACGACCTGGCGTACCAATGACAATATCCTACAACACACAATATTAAACCGTCATTTGATTGATTAGCCAACACAAGACAGTGTAAAGAAGAAGTCTTACAACTCCAGATCGAATAGCGTTGATTTGAGGCCTCTTAGAGCTTCCACCATACACACAAATCGATTTCAAACCACACGGTTCTCCAGCTTCACTCAAAACATCAGATATCTAtacaaacaacaaaaaataataagaaaatatgtttCCTTTCACCTTTATAATGACTAATGTTCTCTCTAGCTAGACCTGAACAGCTAACTCTCTTGTCGGAGAAAGAACAAGACATGTCGGGTTCCTTGTTCCTTTAcccttcttgttcttcttcaacATGTGCATAATCGCAGGAATCCCAAACGCCAATGTCTTACCTAAACCCACCCAAATCAAAAAAAAGTTTCggtttttaaaaaacgtttcaTGCTTCTGAGATTACCTGAACCAGTTTTGGCAATGCCGATAAGATCACGACCATCTAACAGAAACGGCCATGAGTGAGACTGAATCGGAGAAGGCTTCTGGAAAGTCTTGCAGCAATCGAGAACATTCTCAGGCAACTTTGATTCAGCGAAAGATGTTAAAGCTGCGTACTTTGCTTCCTCCACATCTTTTCCGGTAACGACAACTTTCTGTTCACTCTCTCCTCCGTTGCTCACACCTGAATCTTCAGGAACTTTATcagcttccttcttcttcttgttctccaTCTCATTCTCCTCTCTCTTacgcttctccttcttcttctctttgttaCTCAACTCCTCACCGTTGGTGACCTCTTGAGGCACTTCGACTTCCTGACTTTCCTCTGAGTgtttactcttcttcttcttcttcttgatcgtTTCTGTCATCGGACTCTCGACAGCGGCTAAGGGTTTGTCGGAGACGGGAAGCTCTTGCTTTTTACCagacatgttttttttgtttacggTGAGAGTTGTTCGGTTtaggtttttagggttttataGTATGGGAAATTGGATtgaataaccaaaaaataaagtataattaactatctaactaaaaaataaaatatttctattattattacaatttataattatatgctATACTATCTCTATTatccgttaaaaaaaaaaactaaatatattcTTCTACCTTCTTCTCGTTTAACTATTTTCTTCTACAAACCACCACCACAATCTTTAATTACCACCATCGTAATTTTTAATGAGTAACCAAATATGTATTCTTCGCTATATCACATGTACTTACCTTCCTCTCCTTCATATCAACCACCATCGCTTTCTCCTCCGTAACTATCATCCACGATCACTTCTTCCATAACCACATCCATCACTTGACCTCTAACAGTGTAGGCTCTACCACTATGATCACCACCAAATCTATAACTTCTAATATATCTTTTGTATCAACCACCGAAGATTCTTCGTAACCACCAACTCTGCAATACACACATAGTATAATACTTTATACTATTtgataattttgataataagtaCTATACCATTTCATTTGTTCATTCTATTTATATTATCATCTGCAAATTCTTGAAAGATGTAAGAGTTATGTTCACTTAAGCTACctataattttgttttcatgttgTTTAATCTTCTACTAGATGCATATGATTATTGGAAGCAATCTTAGACGTTGACCGAGtgaacaaaatttattttatagtataCCATTTTATTTGATAACTTCATTAGTGTAGACTACTATTTAatttgttctattctatttataattttttataaacatttgtTTCTTCAACGATCATCACTTTCTTCGTATTTACATGTATTATCTTGACTACGCCCACCACAGTCAtcaccatcaccaccaccaAGTTCTTTGTCTCTtttacatatttcaaatttatcaCCGCTTTACCAACACCACCATACTCACCTCCATCGCAACTATGATAACCATCACCGTCACAATCTTAGCCGCCCCTACCGTAATCACCACCATAAGTTTTCTGctgttgctttttttttctacaactGAAAACTTGTTTAAAAGAAGGATAAAACCGAGAAAATAGTGAACAAATATTCAGAAATCTAATAATGTCAACATCAATATCATATGCTTAATTTTACCTTCAAAATTGGTTATTACACAAATTAACGCTTATAGCattgtaaagtttttttttgtcaaaagcattgtaaagtttttttttctgaatttgcAATTTCGTCTGGATGTTTTAATAATTGTCTGAAAAGATCGTTactcttgttttattatttgtttgtcaAATAAACCTTTTTTCCTCCAAAACTTCTTTATTTCaataaaatctatcaaaacaataataaatatgttaataaaaaatatctttctctctctctcttcacctTTGAAATGTTTtagagagaatttttttttaaagaactttTTGTGTTTCTTTGGAAACTATATTTTTAGTATGTGAAGATGTTTCTTTCCGCTTGATAGGATAATAATCCAGATCTAATCGGATTTTTTGCTTTGTTTAGTTATTTTCCGGATTAGTTCGGTGTTACTTTTTGCATATTGGCTCGGGAGTCATGGTTTGGATTCAATTCTAGAGGGCTAAACGATTTCTCATCTTTGCGAGACAAACCGGATTCTCCTTCAGTTGGGAGTATTCTCCTCACTTTCTCGGCGTAATTAcctaaaccaaattaaaatgaAGTTTTCCCAtttaagagagagagtttgGAGTTAGAAGATTGTTCGATCGTTTGAAGTTGAAATAAATAGAGCTGGAGCCAATCGACATCCTagcaaatattttgtatttttgttcaGCTGTCGGGTTTGAAGATCTTGCAAGCTGTGTAGATCCTTTTGAAGTCTCCGGTGAATTCATTGAAAACAATGAAAAGTATAAGCAGTGATATGATGCTAGAAGCTCCAAGGCAGAGGATggactaagagcatctccaatgtattacctCTTTTCTTACTCCAAAATGATGCAACATCAAAATGGAGTAaggttttactccaatgtattactccattttctactccaaaaataatatttcttaaatgatttcatttttattttattaataattgcaaataaaatcttatatttataaaaatttatcaattaaccccaactattttatgtttacgataaataattaaaatataaattatttgaattaaatattttttattaaaaagtacaagaaatcattaaaaaagACAACATATATGTGGGTTCAACAATGagcattagaatatttttcccacaaatgatcaactaatgcatttcgtaatgaaaaatgagcttctttatctttgatattcctaaatcgaacaagaaaattttgaaatcggacattttcatcttctgcaaTTTCGATACCCGGAGGTGGAGCTTCTCTTCCAAGTTCAATGGGTGCATCGAGTTCACGCTCATCCATACAAGATCCAAATGTTCGTGTTAAAGATTGAAAGGACCATTTTAAAGATTATTtaagtaagaaataaaaatattaaagattgaaaggaccattttataaataaaaaaaattcaactctaaaatagagtaatgggtaagattactccataaatggagtaatcctagccattactccattttggagttgaaaatgAAGTGGGGTTGGAGAAGATTTTATTCCATAATGATGTTTGGAGTTGAAAATGGAGTaaggttggagatgccctaaatCGAGACGGTGGACGAAGATGCTTCTGCAGCACAAATCATGCATTAAGAGATGCAcgtgtgtttttttcttttgttattttagATCCATGTGCTTGTAGATGTGGCAAATTTAAACTCTTTGTATTTGTTAGGCCCAATAGTGATTTGTGTTAAATTATTGTGTATCATTGATATTTGCCCTTTGTTGATGTGAAATCCGCCTATTAACCATTTGTGCTAAACTACTTCATCTATTTCCGGTTCATTTTCGGTTCTCGAATAGTTTTGAGTTTGGTTTAGATGGTAAAACTAGGAACAGGAAAATATCCAGAAAAATTTGGTTCTCATTTGGTCTCGAGTAGGTGATTTTGGGTAATGCAGATTAAATATTggatattttagataaaatatcaagtaattaggatgatttggatatgaatcttgaatattttggataaaaatatccggatactttataataatttaattttctgtaaacatttttggatacttttatgggcaaatctccaaaatagcacatttctaagtttatatcacaaaaataacactcaaaaactaaaatgaccaaaataatattttatcttttgaaaaatttaaatttttttatttttcaaaatttgaaatcttatccccaaaacctcacttctcaactctaaaccctaaaacctaaactctaaaccctaaaccctaaattctaaaccctaaaccccaccccttgagtgctatttttgtgacttttggctttgaatgctagtttgggaacaaaaacttgatttagtgctattttggtctttttctctacttttattagattttaaaattataaatatatagttggttatattttatgcatatgttagtatttttatatatttgggtATTTGTTTGATTCTCGGTTTGGTTATTTAGATATAGAAAGATAAGAACCATTTAGGTATCCGAGGGTTTCAATCCGATTCTGCTTTAACATATTTGACCAACCAATCAAACCCGCTTTTTATGCCGGACGAAATTATGTTAACCCATTTGAGTATTGCTTTGTATATAGTAATACAATATACTAGGTTAAAACccctgttcgaaaacgcggTGTCGGCGGCCGGAAACTCGCCGGAAACTCGCGTTGCGCTATAGCACCGTCCCGATTTGGTGCAATACGGTCAATTAATCggacatttttttaaatcatcgTTTTCGAACGTTTTGTGTTCCAAATCACATACATAtctgttataattgttaaattaTAGTTAAAACCTACAAGAATAGCAGAAAGAAACAGttgaatcgaaaaaaaaaataatggcgGCTGTAACTTTGGGAGAGAAAGCACAGGTCTACGTTGAAGACAAGGTTGTTTTTGTCATTTTCCTATTAATTTatctaaaatttgaaaaaatgacaaaaatgctTCCTAAGCAACTCGAACCCGGGTGCTGAGAAGAATATAGGAAGCCAGAAACCACTAGACTATGGACCATTCCTGCtgaaatattacataaataatatatttaacctAAAACTCCTCGCCGATTAATCCACGTACACTATCCGATTTATTGATTCGGCGCTAGGCTCCTATCCAACCGCACGCGTTGGGCCTACCGAGTTTCTGAACAGGGGTTAAAACTAGCGCTTTGAACGggatgaaaattatatataaattacttttatgtattatatattcttttaaatattatgaaataataaatatgaattgaataattaaaaattcagtaactattacatatataattaaagtggtgcgaataaataaattttattaatctaatcAAACACTTatatttatatggtatataataaaatttaaatgatattaacatatgaaataatatttttgtagtattgattttctattaaataatattttctactcATACTTTTTTagacatttatatattttcttataacaaaactttaaattattgataacaaaattttcattgtcggatgtttaatagttttagtgatttttaatttaaaaaatactcaatgtaaagtttaaaatttaaatagagaaaaagactaggatagcaccaaaccaagtttttgtttccaaagtagcactcaatgctcaaagtcacaaaaataggtttcattaaagaggtaaatatacacttataccctttgggttaattaatcaaaaccttagggtttagagttaatgggtgggattttggaattagggtttaaaattttataaaaagaaatactaaaataaaaaataaaaatttttaaaacagtttcaaaaagtatttttaaattataaaaagaaaatttgaaaaaaaataaaaaaaaattcaaaaaaaaatttcaaattttttttataaaagtttcgaatctgaaaacatataatctgaaactataaaaaattttgtttttttccattttttttatttttattttttttatttttatttatttttgtttgtttatttaattttaaaccaagggtattagagatattttaccctttaatgaatgtcattttcgtgatttttttccttctagtgctatttttgagacataaacttcaaaaggtgctattattgacaattgcccatttaaatattaagtttttaatatttgttcaaagcttttatcaaaaaaacattattcaaagtaaattttaaaattaaaaatattaaaatattttatatggtatatagtttaatttcaacgatattaatatatatatatatatatatcttttaatcttaatatttattaaatgagtcTTCCTACTTATATgaatttgtaatcatttgtatattttcattaaaaataatttaaagcaTGGATCACAAATatttcaatgtgagatttttaacaattttagtaatttaagctattttcaaaaatttaaaataaaatatacatgaaaaatctaaatttttattatacggtaaatatgattgtttaatttagtttaataagttaaaattaaaagtgataaatgatacaatattttttatcaaatatttttatttaaaatcattaattgtcgtATATACTTTATCCAAAAatgaagaacattaataattaatttatggttggtgtaatatatttttattatatatttagatggaccaaacTATTTCTCTAAAGATTATAAGAATTATTGTGGTGATCACTCATGACTACCTTAAAtattgtaatgcttctcttttaatatataaaggatgGACACCCTGGTCAAAAATGCAGCCGCCTAGGCATTGTTTGGAGGTTGACAGCAGCGAATACGCCTAAATCGGTGTAGCTAGACGTTGATCCACGTAAGACCGCCTAATTCTCGCCTAGACCTCCTAAGTTTTTTTTCCGTCTGTGTAAAGTTGAAACACGGTTGATTATCTTTTATTCATTATTGACAGATTTTGTATAATTATTCATTACTAAATAATTACAATTAgttatcaaacaaaaaaaaacacataattaCTTTATTTAAGGATTTTTCTCGTACCAAACACACCATAATCTAAATGTTCGACAAATAAAATGTCACACATATACAAAGAAAATATCCATGATCTATGAAAGAGAGATTGTTGTAAGAAATAGGAACAGGTTTCAGCTATTTAAAAGTGGAACTTGTTATTGTAAAGATTATTGTAGATTTGGATCCTAATCTTTCAAGCATTGAGATACCAACATCGGAAGCAGTGAAATGAAACAAACACAGATACGAACATTCTAAATCAGaccttgttttgtttgttttttcctGCGAGTTTTTCCAAAGAGTCAAAGACTTACAAGTGGGTGAAAAAAATGCACTTAGCACCCAAGTCTATATGCAAAATAGTATACTCAACCAGCTTTAGTGATGAGCCTAATTCATTGGACACGGCCAAACAATGTTGCTTACTCAATATGAATTGATGAAACGCCTGAAGTAATACCTGTGGTGCGTGGATCACCACTTTCTAGGCAAACGCCGTGTGGATCTTCTTTCACCAACAACGCCAGAACATTGTGTGAACTCCATGCCTGGGTCAGTTTGCTTCCAGAATCCCCTAGGGTAATTGCAAATATGGCATCAAACCCACCAGCCCCAGGAACACCAGCAACTAGAACCCCTTCAGCATTCATTGTAGAATCCAAAAGTTGAGTTTGAGACTCAGGTTCTATCTGCAATTCCATGGTAACTCAAGGTCAATAAAGATGCAAAACATGAAGCAGAATGCGTTATTTGTAGAACCCTTATATGTTGTATGCAGAGTATTTTATGCTTCAGCACAAAGTTTATCATTCGCAAATGGTCAATTAAGATATGAAGCAGGATAAAACAATAACTTACCGGAACACCAGCAGCCTCACCCAT
The sequence above is drawn from the Brassica napus cultivar Da-Ae chromosome A8, Da-Ae, whole genome shotgun sequence genome and encodes:
- the LOC106418768 gene encoding DEAD-box ATP-dependent RNA helicase 5-like isoform X1 → MSGKKQELPVSDKPLAAVESPMTETIKKKKKKSKHSEESQEVEVPQEVTNGEELSNKEKKKEKRKREENEMENKKKKEADKVPEDSGVSNGGESEQKVVVTGKDVEEAKYAALTSFAESKLPENVLDCCKTFQKPSPIQSHSWPFLLDGRDLIGIAKTGSGKTLAFGIPAIMHMLKKNKKGKGTRNPTCLVLSPTRELAVQISDVLSEAGEPCGLKSICVYGGSSKRPQINAIRSGVDIVIGTPGRLRDLIDSNELRLSDVSFVVLDEADRMLDMGFEEPVRFILSKTNKVRQMVMFSATWPMEVHKLAQEFMDPNPVKVVIGSVDLAANHDVLQIIEVCSVFPLQIISPPFNNMSLFCLQMQVLDDRARDQRLVALLEKYHKSQKNRVLVFALYKVEADRLERFLQTRGWKAVSIHGNKAQSERTRSLALFKEGSCPLLVATDVAARGLDIPDVEVVINYSFPLTTEDYVHRIGRTGRAGKKGVAHTFFTQQNKGLAGELVNVLREAKQVVPADLLKFGTHVKKKESKLYGPHFKDIAADAPKAKKITFADSDD
- the LOC106418768 gene encoding DEAD-box ATP-dependent RNA helicase 5-like isoform X2 → MSGKKQELPVSDKPLAAVESPMTETIKKKKKKSKHSEESQEVEVPQEVTNGEELSNKEKKKEKRKREENEMENKKKKEADKVPEDSGVSNGGESEQKVVVTGKDVEEAKYAALTSFAESKLPENVLDCCKTFQKPSPIQSHSWPFLLDGRDLIGIAKTGSGKTLAFGIPAIMHMLKKNKKGKGTRNPTCLVLSPTRELAVQISDVLSEAGEPCGLKSICVYGGSSKRPQINAIRSGVDIVIGTPGRLRDLIDSNELRLSDVSFVVLDEADRMLDMGFEEPVRFILSKTNKVRQMVMFSATWPMEVHKLAQEFMDPNPVKVVIGSVDLAANHDVLQIIEVLDDRARDQRLVALLEKYHKSQKNRVLVFALYKVEADRLERFLQTRGWKAVSIHGNKAQSERTRSLALFKEGSCPLLVATDVAARGLDIPDVEVVINYSFPLTTEDYVHRIGRTGRAGKKGVAHTFFTQQNKGLAGELVNVLREAKQVVPADLLKFGTHVKKKESKLYGPHFKDIAADAPKAKKITFADSDD